One Styela clava chromosome 4, kaStyClav1.hap1.2, whole genome shotgun sequence genomic window, ATGTTCAAGTGCCCAGATTCCACGATGTATGTGTTAACTTATGTAACATTCCTAGAAGGTTTTCATAAATTATAGAAAGTATAGGCCAgtgctactcaactggcggtccGAAGATTCGGACCGCGAcgaattctttattttggatcatgaGCCCCACTATTGAAGTTTTCCTTTTATAATATCACTTTtcatagatttaaatatatatgaaaagaactataatgccataataaatattcttgattagctaataatcattagtcggtcgaggaagtgcggGTTTAATAAGGatgcccaaatatttttgaagttttgtatgccgattctcggtaaaaatagttgagtagccctggtatagGCTACTGATTGTAACCATTTTCAAACGTTCACAACTTGGCAGATCTACAATTTCCAATGCATATATAAAGAAAGATAGGtctctaaaatgaaaaattccaTCAGATTCATTTAAGTACCAACCTTGAGAATTGTCCGTGTGTTAGTACAAGGCCTTCCAATCGAATTGGAAACTTCACATCAACACTTCCTACCATGTTTTGTATTCGAAAATCTAAAAATTTTGCTGGAAAACCCAGTTTCTGTACAACTCTCGCATATTTTCTGGCAGCTAATCTTGAATTAGTTTCACTTTTAGCTCCTGTGCACACCATCTTGCCAGAACTGAATATTAAAGCAGTTGTCCGCGGATCACGAATTCGCATAATTACTGCAGCAAATCgctaaaaatacatatttacattattttggaatttttgtcAGCTTACTGGTAGGTAAGTTGTATAGCTAAACAACCGACCATAATAGAAGAACTACAGGTAATCATGTTTTATATCAGTATCAAAGATGCTTTGGGCTAAATAAAATAAGTGAACCCTTACCTTTGGGTTATATTCAGCATTTCTAGCATGTAAGGCAATTTTCTTGAGATCCAACTTACATCCTAGATTTACAGTTGACACAATATTTCTGAAAAGtaagaaaaataataacatcACCTATCATGTTTgagtctttatttttttttttgcaagtccacatgaaatatattttacatcatTACTACATGTATCAAATATTCCACAGAATTTCTTCCAAAGTAATTTAACATATGACACAGAACAATCAAACCATATACTTACTGTAACATTGGTGGTCCGACCCCAGAATCTGCAGGAGTTCGAGGAGTCATTGGTGTTGCTACATTCACACTCAAGGGATAACCAGGAGTGTTCGCATGATAATTACTCAATGCGCTAGGAGTGGGGACCTGTTCAAAATAaaggaaatataaaacaaatcattTCGATATGGTCTGCCCTATTGTCAAAATAATACCATTGGGTTTGatggaagaaaaaaatatactcATCATAAGACACAAGTAATGGTAAGTAAAGACCTGATTTTCTGTAACATACATGTGACATACTTGGAGATTGGATAAAGGTGCTGGACTCATTGCAACTGATGTTCTGTGCTGTTGAGCATCTGATCGTTCATCTTCGTTCTGACGATGTGACCTTTGACTTTCCAAAGTAACAAAGTGTTGATTGGATGCTAATGAAAGGAATGATATCAATCGTTACTCCTTGATGCCTTATAATACAAATACCACAATTAGTTTTACAATAGCTTGCAGGAACATGGTCTATTACAGACGAACAAATAGTGAAGGCCAATTGATACAAGGAGAGAGGATTTTATTACTCATACATCAAAAAATggtgaaaattcaattttggtATAGCAATACTGCCTTtgtgaaatcaaaataaatgaataccCAGGCATAGAAGCATAAGGTAAGGTTACACTAGCAAAAATATGGTATTGTGGGTCCCACATTATCTGGGGATATAAAACACAACTGTACACCTAAAAACAAGACACGACATATGCTATTACAAGCAAGGAAATTGCAAATTATTGCAAGGAACCTATTGCAGTTCATTTTGCAAGGTAAGTAGACTATGCCACTTTATGGCCGACTAGGATTAGCAATCATACATTGAAATTCAGATATTTGATCATTCAATTAGCCATCGCATATAAAGCAATCAAATCGGAGGCATGTGAAAAAACGAAGTGTACAGTTGGAGCACAATATTAGACTTAACAAACCTCCAGGTTGTGTATTTTGTTGATGCGATGGAGCTCCATACATTGGATGGCTTCCATACA contains:
- the LOC120326027 gene encoding TATA-box-binding protein-like isoform X1; translation: MNPQRVIPGTIPHGGILQQRSVSGQQRPLISQANPQLSQNQAGSSGLSLPNPSGYNAVSHHQQPPRGMYGSHPMYGAPSHQQNTQPGASNQHFVTLESQRSHRQNEDERSDAQQHRTSVAMSPAPLSNLQVPTPSALSNYHANTPGYPLSVNVATPMTPRTPADSGVGPPMLQNIVSTVNLGCKLDLKKIALHARNAEYNPKRFAAVIMRIRDPRTTALIFSSGKMVCTGAKSETNSRLAARKYARVVQKLGFPAKFLDFRIQNMVGSVDVKFPIRLEGLVLTHGQFSSYEPELFPGLIYRMVKPRIVLLIFVSGKVVLTGAKVRSEIEEAFNNIYPILKGFKKAS
- the LOC120326027 gene encoding TATA-box-binding protein-like isoform X2 — translated: MNPQRVIPGTIPHGGILQQRSVSGQQRPLISQANPQLSQNQAGSSGLSLPNPSGYNAVSHHQQPPRASNQHFVTLESQRSHRQNEDERSDAQQHRTSVAMSPAPLSNLQVPTPSALSNYHANTPGYPLSVNVATPMTPRTPADSGVGPPMLQNIVSTVNLGCKLDLKKIALHARNAEYNPKRFAAVIMRIRDPRTTALIFSSGKMVCTGAKSETNSRLAARKYARVVQKLGFPAKFLDFRIQNMVGSVDVKFPIRLEGLVLTHGQFSSYEPELFPGLIYRMVKPRIVLLIFVSGKVVLTGAKVRSEIEEAFNNIYPILKGFKKAS